From a region of the Candidatus Brocadia sp. genome:
- a CDS encoding PIN domain-containing protein yields the protein MKDAFVLDACALIAFLNDEDGSDKVEAILLKAFEEECVVYMNKINMPEVYYGVFREEGKGKAEGILSKILALPLQTIDTLEDAVFKEAGRLKAIYRISLADSLALAEAKTRGARIMTADHHEFDTLDKKGEVAFLWIR from the coding sequence ATGAAAGACGCCTTTGTGTTGGATGCCTGTGCCCTTATTGCTTTTTTGAATGATGAAGATGGCTCAGATAAAGTTGAGGCCATACTCTTAAAAGCGTTCGAAGAAGAGTGTGTCGTTTACATGAACAAGATAAACATGCCTGAGGTTTATTACGGAGTGTTTCGTGAAGAAGGCAAGGGCAAAGCTGAAGGAATCCTCAGCAAGATACTGGCGTTGCCACTACAAACAATTGATACGTTGGAAGATGCTGTGTTTAAAGAGGCAGGAAGGTTAAAAGCAATTTACAGAATATCTCTTGCCGATTCACTCGCCCTTGCAGAGGCAAAGACGAGAGGCGCAAGAATCATGACGGCAGACCACCATGAGTTCGACACTCTTGATAAAAAGGGTGAGGTCGCTTTCCTTTGGATTCGATAG
- the cas2 gene encoding CRISPR-associated endonuclease Cas2 has protein sequence MKGISDYAVVYDITSDAERERVDKVLKGFGFRVQKSVFECRLNKRGRDELIGRLEGLHIKTGFIKVYRLEYSSRDTVIGQMKKANIDDGHAFIV, from the coding sequence ATGAAAGGGATATCTGATTATGCCGTGGTGTATGACATCACCTCCGACGCGGAACGGGAGAGGGTGGATAAGGTACTGAAGGGGTTCGGGTTTCGGGTGCAGAAGAGCGTCTTTGAATGCAGGTTGAATAAGAGGGGGAGGGACGAATTGATCGGGCGACTGGAAGGACTGCATATTAAGACTGGATTTATCAAGGTGTATCGGTTAGAATACTCATCCAGGGACACCGTAATCGGTCAGATGAAAAAGGCGAATATTGATGACGGCCATGCATTTATTGTCTAA
- the cas2 gene encoding CRISPR-associated endonuclease Cas2 → MKGISDYAVVYDITSDAKRERVDKVLKGFGFWVQKSVFECRLNKRGRDELIGRLEGLHIKTGFIVTI, encoded by the coding sequence ATGAAAGGGATATCTGACTATGCCGTGGTGTATGACATCACCTCCGACGCGAAACGGGAGAGGGTGGATAAGGTACTGAAGGGGTTCGGGTTTTGGGTGCAGAAGAGCGTCTTTGAATGCAGGCTGAATAAGAGGGGGAGGGACGAATTGATCGGGCGACTGGAAGGACTGCATATTAAGACTGGATTTATCGTAACAATTTAG